A genomic segment from Polyangium mundeleinium encodes:
- a CDS encoding aminotransferase-like domain-containing protein: MRSHAWKPRLKRSSAPLYAAIVDALAADISAGKLRAGDRLPTHRDLANAVGASLGTITRAYAEAERRGLVRSQVGSGTFVNGLTAPDAYSPMLDRDRIDLGPTAAPIMSGDFGHCALAAALANLSSRADLGVLSGYQSHGGTAAQRAAGARWLGSTGVVASPEEITVCSGAQHATAILLSALATTTGVLVEELTYPGALSAAQWLRLPTHPVEVDEAGLVPDALVQACRSSRAKVLYCTPTNHNPTTSIMPLDRRRAIVTICREYGVTILENGALAPLVSDAPPPLAALAPETTYYIGSLSKATMPALRVGFIRSPTEARPLLESAAAATAWSGSPLLAEIATQWIEDGTAAAIRDARRREAAARQTIAASMLKGHPYLAHPTAYFLWMRIPDHRRAMELIEQAAARNVLIGPAHLFAARAGSAPNAIRVSLAAAKSCSELERGLAILVKLLDESPTSPWSVVP; the protein is encoded by the coding sequence ATGCGCAGTCATGCCTGGAAACCACGCCTGAAGCGCTCCAGCGCGCCGCTGTACGCGGCGATCGTCGACGCGCTCGCGGCCGACATCAGCGCCGGCAAGCTGCGCGCTGGAGACCGACTTCCCACGCACCGCGACCTCGCGAACGCGGTCGGGGCGTCGCTGGGAACCATCACCCGCGCGTACGCGGAAGCGGAGCGCCGCGGGCTCGTTCGGAGCCAGGTCGGAAGCGGCACGTTCGTGAACGGTCTCACGGCTCCTGATGCGTACTCGCCCATGCTCGACCGGGATCGAATCGATCTCGGCCCGACCGCCGCGCCGATCATGTCCGGCGATTTCGGACACTGCGCGCTCGCTGCCGCGCTCGCGAACCTGAGCTCGCGCGCGGACCTCGGCGTGCTCAGCGGCTACCAGTCGCATGGCGGCACCGCGGCGCAACGGGCCGCAGGCGCGCGCTGGCTCGGGTCGACCGGCGTCGTCGCGTCCCCCGAGGAGATCACGGTCTGCAGCGGTGCGCAGCACGCCACCGCGATCTTGTTGTCGGCGCTCGCGACGACGACCGGCGTGCTGGTCGAGGAGCTCACCTATCCCGGAGCGCTCAGCGCCGCGCAGTGGCTCCGGCTGCCGACGCATCCGGTCGAGGTCGACGAGGCTGGGCTCGTCCCCGATGCGCTCGTGCAGGCATGCCGATCGAGCAGGGCCAAAGTGCTTTATTGCACGCCGACAAACCACAATCCGACCACGTCGATCATGCCGCTCGATCGGCGTCGGGCGATCGTGACGATCTGCCGCGAGTACGGGGTCACGATCCTCGAAAACGGCGCGCTCGCTCCGCTCGTCTCCGACGCGCCGCCGCCGCTCGCCGCGCTCGCCCCGGAGACGACGTACTACATCGGGAGCCTGTCGAAGGCGACGATGCCTGCTCTCCGTGTCGGCTTCATTCGTTCACCGACCGAGGCTCGACCCCTCCTCGAGAGCGCCGCCGCAGCGACAGCGTGGTCAGGTTCGCCCTTGCTGGCCGAGATCGCGACGCAATGGATCGAGGACGGCACGGCAGCAGCCATCCGAGACGCGCGGCGCAGGGAGGCCGCCGCCCGTCAAACGATCGCAGCGTCGATGTTGAAGGGACATCCGTATCTCGCTCATCCCACCGCGTATTTCCTCTGGATGAGGATCCCGGATCACCGGCGGGCGATGGAGTTGATCGAGCAGGCTGCCGCGCGGAACGTGCTCATCGGGCCGGCGCACCTGTTCGCGGCCCGCGCAGGCAGCGCGCCCAATGCCATTCGGGTGTCGCTCGCCGCGGCGAAATCATGCAGCGAGCTCGAGCGGGGCCTCGCCATCCTGGTGAAGCTGCTCGACGAATCGCCCACGTCCCCCTGGAGTGTCGTGCCATGA
- a CDS encoding RCC1 domain-containing protein yields MRENPHTVWLGLASFVFATSTVACTSTDGSSAPTRIDVAPAAQLSAGRSHTCATLRNGNLACWGKADRGELGKVLADFAESSAAPQPVPILAKVIHVGAGAAGSCAVLEDHTVRCWGSNTDGQLGVTAACSSGQSFCVTEPAKVQGLEPTTAVVAGRSLDESEFPAKQSHVACALDEGGLVRCWGGVDQQMLGRGNNVALSKTPVVVVDAQDFPLRDVTQMAAGANRVCALDIEGAVWCWGADTTYDQPGGLSAERVELPMPAKTIAVGEAHACAVLDDRSVWCWGRNQNGECGVSAGGNECCSGEDISCPRDCRRKPVTVPGVIGAVGVAAGGYHTCAWQANGSAICWGSNQSLQLGNDVRSLERPPSPVTQVPGRIVEMVCGNAHTCARNQDDEIYCWGTNNHGESGGLEP; encoded by the coding sequence ATGCGGGAAAACCCCCACACCGTTTGGCTCGGCTTGGCTTCGTTCGTATTCGCGACGAGCACCGTTGCCTGTACCTCCACCGATGGATCCTCCGCCCCGACGCGCATCGACGTGGCCCCGGCGGCGCAGCTCAGCGCGGGACGTTCGCATACCTGCGCGACCCTTCGGAATGGCAATTTGGCCTGTTGGGGCAAAGCCGACCGGGGGGAGCTCGGCAAAGTCCTGGCGGACTTCGCCGAATCTTCCGCGGCGCCCCAACCGGTTCCCATCCTCGCCAAGGTGATCCACGTCGGGGCCGGGGCCGCGGGTTCGTGTGCGGTGCTCGAGGACCACACGGTCCGCTGCTGGGGCAGCAACACCGACGGTCAGCTCGGCGTGACGGCGGCCTGTAGCTCAGGCCAATCGTTCTGCGTGACGGAGCCAGCAAAGGTCCAAGGGCTCGAACCCACCACGGCCGTCGTCGCGGGAAGGTCCCTCGACGAGAGTGAGTTCCCCGCCAAACAGAGCCATGTCGCCTGCGCGCTGGACGAGGGCGGCCTGGTGCGCTGCTGGGGAGGCGTCGACCAGCAAATGCTCGGGCGCGGGAACAATGTAGCGTTGAGCAAGACCCCCGTGGTGGTGGTGGACGCCCAGGACTTCCCTTTGCGGGACGTCACGCAAATGGCAGCGGGAGCGAATCGGGTCTGCGCGCTCGACATCGAGGGCGCCGTATGGTGCTGGGGCGCCGATACCACGTATGATCAGCCCGGGGGTCTGTCCGCCGAGCGGGTCGAGCTGCCCATGCCCGCGAAGACCATCGCGGTGGGCGAGGCGCACGCCTGCGCGGTCCTCGACGACAGGAGCGTCTGGTGCTGGGGCCGCAATCAAAACGGCGAGTGTGGTGTCTCCGCGGGCGGCAACGAATGCTGTAGCGGAGAGGATATCTCTTGCCCGCGCGATTGTCGTCGCAAGCCGGTGACGGTCCCGGGTGTCATCGGCGCCGTGGGCGTCGCCGCAGGCGGCTATCACACCTGCGCGTGGCAGGCCAACGGAAGCGCCATCTGCTGGGGCAGCAACCAGTCTCTCCAGCTCGGCAACGACGTCCGGTCCCTGGAGAGGCCGCCGAGCCCTGTCACGCAGGTCCCCGGGCGTATCGTCGAAATGGTCTGCGGCAACGCGCACACCTGCGCGCGGAACCAGGACGACGAGATTTATTGCTGGGGAACCAACAACCACGGGGAGTCGGGGGGGCTCGAGCCATGA
- a CDS encoding glutathione S-transferase family protein: MTLDFYFHPFSSYCQKALIALYENDIPFTPQVLNGPDSPAGQALAAIWPLKRFPVLVDGDRTIFEATCIIEYLGLYHPGPVRLIPEDPKAALEVRMMDRFFDNYISTPQQKVVADALRPAADRDPYGVKEARAMLDASYAWLDKTMAEREWAAGDPFSLADCAAAPFLFYADWTHPIGERFPRVTAYRQRLLQRPSFARAVDEARPYRKFFPLGAPDRD; the protein is encoded by the coding sequence ATGACCCTCGATTTCTACTTCCATCCCTTCTCGTCCTACTGCCAGAAGGCGCTGATCGCGCTGTACGAGAACGACATCCCCTTCACGCCCCAGGTGCTGAACGGCCCCGACAGCCCGGCCGGGCAGGCGCTCGCGGCGATCTGGCCGCTCAAGCGTTTTCCGGTCCTCGTCGACGGCGACCGCACGATCTTCGAGGCCACCTGCATCATCGAATACCTCGGCCTCTACCACCCCGGCCCCGTGCGCCTGATCCCCGAAGACCCGAAGGCGGCGCTGGAGGTGCGGATGATGGACCGCTTCTTCGACAACTACATTTCCACGCCGCAGCAGAAGGTCGTGGCCGATGCCTTGCGCCCCGCGGCCGACCGCGATCCCTATGGCGTGAAAGAAGCACGCGCGATGCTCGACGCCTCCTACGCATGGCTGGACAAGACGATGGCGGAACGCGAATGGGCCGCGGGCGACCCCTTCAGCCTGGCCGACTGCGCCGCCGCGCCGTTCCTGTTTTATGCGGACTGGACCCATCCGATCGGCGAACGTTTTCCTCGCGTGACCGCGTACCGGCAGCGGCTGCTCCAGCGGCCGTCGTTCGCGCGGGCCGTGGACGAAGCCCGGCCCTATCGGAAGTTCTTTCCGCTGGGCGCGCCGGATCGGGATTAA
- a CDS encoding RCC1 domain-containing protein: protein MSCLSLLVSSCGTPVPTTPPAHVEATTALSSPSVLPSAAPSPPRPGFAVARSRLVAGDHITCLLRDGEVFCWGRGEDGVPGQGNKLDLGDVPGALSRAVPIDLGRRKGARERATVLGAGPRHACAALAPLPGERTARLACWGYAHALGLADNRGDSPGELGDAWPKIDMGEGTILSVAAGVKYTCALLEDGATREVRCFGEIPGGKERFVPVQAVDFGTKARPFAMAAGNLSLSVAFEDGHVRSLGVVGKEVLNAPNVHVGTELLVPLPGRTIALVGGASGACARGEDGALRCWDFVDGGGLGHRHCPDVSAPISLGKGLRAVSMATSGSRFCAIVEGDGPAPRVKCWGINQWGALGGGDDLDRCMSESLGDALPFVDLGTNSPVEEITVGASHTCALFGGADAGRVKCWGAGLFGELGTGDKNRSYGRTPDTMGIHLPFVSLPH from the coding sequence TTGTCGTGTCTGTCTCTTCTGGTCTCGTCGTGTGGCACGCCCGTCCCGACCACTCCGCCCGCGCACGTCGAGGCAACCACGGCCCTTTCGTCGCCGAGCGTTTTGCCTTCTGCGGCGCCGAGCCCCCCGCGGCCTGGGTTTGCCGTCGCCCGATCCCGCCTCGTCGCCGGTGATCACATCACCTGCCTCCTCCGCGACGGCGAGGTGTTCTGCTGGGGGCGCGGCGAGGATGGCGTTCCAGGACAAGGCAACAAGCTCGATCTGGGGGACGTGCCCGGGGCTCTCTCCCGCGCGGTGCCCATCGATCTGGGCCGCCGCAAGGGCGCACGGGAACGAGCCACGGTCCTCGGCGCTGGACCGCGGCACGCCTGCGCGGCGCTGGCCCCTCTTCCCGGAGAACGAACCGCTCGGCTCGCCTGCTGGGGGTATGCGCACGCCCTCGGGCTCGCCGACAATCGCGGCGATTCTCCGGGAGAGCTCGGAGATGCCTGGCCGAAAATCGACATGGGCGAAGGGACGATCCTCTCCGTCGCGGCGGGGGTCAAGTACACGTGCGCGCTCCTCGAGGACGGGGCCACGCGGGAGGTGCGTTGTTTCGGGGAGATCCCGGGCGGCAAGGAGCGCTTCGTCCCGGTGCAAGCCGTCGATTTCGGAACGAAGGCGAGGCCCTTCGCGATGGCGGCGGGAAACCTCTCGCTCAGCGTCGCATTCGAAGACGGGCACGTCCGTTCCCTCGGTGTCGTCGGAAAGGAGGTCTTGAACGCCCCGAATGTCCACGTCGGCACGGAGCTCCTCGTACCGCTTCCAGGCCGCACCATCGCCCTCGTCGGCGGCGCCAGCGGCGCGTGCGCGCGTGGCGAGGACGGCGCTCTCCGCTGCTGGGATTTCGTCGACGGAGGCGGGCTCGGCCATCGCCATTGCCCCGACGTATCCGCGCCGATCTCGCTGGGGAAAGGACTGCGCGCCGTCTCGATGGCGACCTCCGGGAGCCGGTTCTGCGCGATCGTCGAGGGGGACGGCCCCGCGCCGCGCGTGAAGTGCTGGGGGATCAATCAATGGGGGGCGCTCGGGGGAGGGGACGACCTCGATCGTTGCATGAGCGAATCCCTTGGCGATGCGCTCCCGTTCGTCGATCTCGGTACGAACAGCCCCGTCGAGGAGATCACCGTGGGGGCCTCGCATACCTGCGCCCTCTTCGGCGGGGCCGATGCAGGGCGGGTGAAATGCTGGGGCGCAGGTCTCTTCGGGGAGCTTGGTACCGGGGACAAGAATCGATCCTATGGCAGGACGCCGGACACGATGGGGATCCATCTCCCGTTCGTGTCCCTCCCGCACTGA
- a CDS encoding S9 family peptidase, protein MRQLVVFVFLVLGCQPKATATQPKATATQPKATAPAQGDPLQARLDVSEKYYRFIERIRDNLVAPRWLPDRDQFVYWSAVGPHRGTWVLVDAQQRTMVPVLASDALQAQLSQVIGQKVELPDNLGFVLDPGRAPDQHRIVFQFQERPFALGLSDRRVVALAPTDRAVGMLSASHHLSPDGRTSAVQRGSGFAVVGSDGGTLLERSGEENYEWQIPARAWSPDGRFLVVWRNDRRGVHKIPIVDYSTGVERVKMVPYSKVGTPLMRSELYVVEPAARRVTQVPPAPGETYDWFSGWRPDGSEALVLHLSRDGKRLELSAVEAKAGKTRLVLREDRPESFVGALDFAENGWSLQVTPLEDNKRFLWMSERDGFRHVYLYDYAGKLERQVTQGSFPVHQVVGVAPKADAIFLLASAESAAPYDRLLYRASLAGGDLKRLSPEMGIHRITLAPSGRYYTDGHSTRVEPRVWDVGSTDGGAPFRYAEADTSALAELPPSPPEPLTVLAADGATRLYGVLYKPWDFDPKKRYPVLDMIYAGPWISVVPWSFVGTEEARWANSLAQMGFVVMVLDARGTPGRSKAFQDANYGRVGQTEIPDHVAGLQQAAATRPYMDMSRVGIYGHSWGGYFALRGMLTAPELFKAGYAGAPGALEEEAVIMEPNLGLVSENKVGYEAGSNVSLARNLRGALRMMHGTSDVNASFSTTMRMAEALIREGKHFELLVMPGQPHSPEGQAFQYYKDDVRRFFVKELGGPR, encoded by the coding sequence ATGAGACAACTCGTCGTGTTCGTGTTCTTGGTGCTCGGCTGCCAGCCTAAGGCGACGGCGACGCAGCCTAAGGCGACGGCGACGCAGCCTAAGGCGACGGCGCCTGCCCAAGGCGATCCCTTGCAAGCGCGGCTCGATGTCTCCGAGAAGTATTACCGCTTCATCGAGCGCATTCGAGACAACCTCGTCGCGCCGCGATGGCTCCCCGATCGCGACCAGTTCGTGTACTGGTCCGCGGTCGGTCCGCATCGCGGGACGTGGGTCCTGGTCGACGCGCAGCAGCGGACGATGGTACCCGTCCTCGCGAGCGACGCATTGCAGGCCCAGCTCTCGCAGGTGATCGGGCAGAAGGTAGAGCTACCGGACAACCTCGGATTCGTGCTCGACCCCGGGCGCGCTCCCGATCAGCACAGGATCGTCTTCCAGTTTCAGGAGAGGCCGTTCGCGCTCGGGCTCTCCGATCGCCGCGTCGTGGCCCTCGCCCCGACCGATCGCGCCGTGGGGATGCTGTCCGCGAGCCATCACCTGTCTCCCGATGGCCGAACCAGCGCGGTCCAGCGCGGATCTGGGTTCGCCGTGGTCGGCAGCGATGGGGGCACGCTGCTGGAGCGGAGCGGGGAAGAGAATTACGAATGGCAGATCCCCGCGCGGGCGTGGTCTCCCGACGGTCGGTTCCTCGTGGTTTGGCGCAATGACAGGCGCGGGGTCCACAAGATTCCGATCGTCGATTACTCGACAGGCGTCGAGCGCGTGAAGATGGTGCCGTACTCCAAGGTCGGGACGCCCTTGATGCGGTCCGAGCTTTACGTGGTCGAGCCTGCGGCCCGCCGCGTGACGCAGGTTCCGCCCGCGCCCGGGGAGACCTACGATTGGTTTTCGGGCTGGCGCCCCGATGGCAGCGAAGCGTTGGTGCTTCATCTGTCCCGCGATGGCAAGCGGCTGGAGCTCTCGGCGGTGGAGGCAAAGGCCGGCAAGACCCGCCTCGTGCTGCGTGAGGACCGACCGGAGAGCTTCGTCGGTGCGCTCGACTTTGCGGAGAACGGGTGGTCGCTGCAGGTCACTCCGCTCGAGGACAACAAGCGCTTCCTGTGGATGTCCGAGCGCGACGGCTTTCGCCACGTCTATCTGTACGATTACGCGGGAAAGCTCGAACGCCAGGTCACCCAGGGCTCGTTTCCCGTACATCAAGTGGTCGGCGTCGCTCCCAAGGCAGACGCGATCTTTCTGCTTGCCTCTGCCGAGAGCGCGGCTCCTTATGACCGATTGCTCTATCGCGCGAGCCTCGCCGGAGGCGACCTGAAGCGGCTCTCGCCCGAGATGGGCATCCACCGGATCACCCTCGCGCCGTCGGGGCGTTACTACACCGATGGTCATTCCACGCGCGTAGAGCCGCGGGTATGGGACGTGGGTTCGACCGACGGCGGGGCTCCGTTCCGCTACGCCGAGGCGGACACGAGCGCGCTCGCGGAGTTGCCTCCTTCGCCGCCGGAGCCCCTCACGGTCCTGGCGGCCGATGGCGCGACCCGGCTGTATGGCGTGCTCTACAAGCCGTGGGACTTCGATCCGAAGAAGCGTTACCCGGTCCTCGACATGATCTACGCCGGCCCGTGGATTTCGGTCGTGCCCTGGAGCTTCGTGGGAACGGAGGAGGCGCGGTGGGCGAATTCGCTGGCGCAGATGGGGTTCGTCGTCATGGTGCTCGACGCGCGCGGCACACCGGGGCGAAGCAAGGCGTTTCAAGACGCGAACTATGGGCGCGTGGGTCAGACCGAGATCCCCGATCACGTCGCCGGGCTGCAGCAGGCGGCCGCCACGCGGCCCTACATGGATATGAGCCGCGTCGGGATCTACGGCCACTCCTGGGGCGGCTACTTCGCGCTTCGCGGCATGCTGACCGCGCCGGAGCTGTTCAAGGCAGGCTATGCCGGGGCGCCCGGGGCCCTGGAGGAGGAGGCGGTCATCATGGAGCCGAATCTGGGTCTCGTGAGCGAAAATAAAGTCGGCTACGAGGCTGGGTCCAACGTGTCGCTCGCGCGAAACCTGCGCGGTGCACTCAGGATGATGCATGGCACGAGCGACGTGAACGCGTCGTTCTCCACGACGATGCGCATGGCCGAGGCCCTGATTCGCGAAGGCAAACACTTCGAACTGCTCGTCATGCCGGGACAACCACATTCCCCCGAGGGGCAGGCGTTCCAGTATTACAAGGACGACGTGCGCCGGTTCTTCGTCAAGGAGCTGGGCGGCCCGCGCTGA
- a CDS encoding DUF4280 domain-containing protein → MAVQIASGATAMCSFGMAPSSIMVLPANMVNATMSAANIADMVAVTNVLPFGACTSMANPTVASATAAALGVLTPMPCVPVPAGTWIPGSTKVMLKSLPTLHNACQLMCSYGGVIQILSPGQFKVMAGG, encoded by the coding sequence ATGGCCGTTCAAATCGCTTCCGGCGCCACCGCGATGTGCAGCTTCGGCATGGCGCCCTCCTCGATCATGGTCCTGCCTGCGAACATGGTGAATGCCACCATGTCCGCCGCGAACATCGCCGACATGGTGGCCGTGACCAACGTCCTGCCTTTCGGCGCTTGCACGTCGATGGCAAATCCCACGGTCGCCTCGGCCACGGCCGCCGCCTTGGGCGTCCTCACCCCCATGCCCTGCGTCCCCGTCCCCGCCGGCACCTGGATCCCCGGCAGCACCAAGGTCATGCTGAAGAGCCTGCCCACGCTCCACAACGCCTGCCAGCTCATGTGCTCGTATGGCGGCGTGATCCAGATCCTGAGCCCGGGCCAATTCAAGGTCATGGCCGGCGGATGA
- a CDS encoding AMP-binding protein, whose translation MTATDLFLRARDHLLATRDDHDRACAGFSWPVLEHFNWATDWFDVYARGNTRRALWIVDESGAETTATFAELSERSTRVARFLHGLGVERGARILVMLPNVLPLWEVLLGAAKIGAVIIPATTQLTAEDVADRLARGEVRCVIAESAVADRFGAASPHVVRIAVGEAVEGWTRYEDAYAAPATLPTSDTPTRAADPLLLYFTSGTTAKPKLVLHTHQSYPVGHLSTMYWVGLREGDTHLNISSPGWAKHAWSSVFAPWNAGATVLVHAYKRFVPTATLDLLARCKVDTLCAPPTVWRMLILENLAAHPVALREAVSAGEPLNPEIIDAVRRAWNLTVRDGYGQTETTAQIGNTPGMTVVPGTMGRPLPGYTVALLDAEGRASAEGEISLALDPRPMGLMAGYLDDAARTADVTAGGYYRTGDEAVRDAAGLYTFVGRGDDVFKSSDYRISPFELESALLEHPAVAEAAVVPSPDPVRTSVPKAFVVLSPGTPPTRDTAQAILQFARERLAPYKRVRRLEFTELPKTISGKIRRVELRKLEAARRARNERGALEWTTEDFGESRG comes from the coding sequence ATGACCGCCACGGACCTCTTCCTCCGCGCCCGTGACCACCTGCTCGCGACGCGCGACGACCACGACCGCGCATGCGCGGGCTTCTCCTGGCCCGTGCTCGAGCACTTCAACTGGGCCACCGACTGGTTCGACGTGTACGCCCGCGGCAACACACGCCGCGCGCTCTGGATCGTCGACGAGTCGGGCGCCGAAACGACCGCCACGTTCGCCGAGCTGTCCGAGCGCTCCACGCGCGTCGCGCGGTTCCTCCACGGGCTCGGCGTCGAACGCGGCGCGCGCATCCTGGTCATGCTCCCCAACGTGCTGCCGCTCTGGGAGGTGCTGCTCGGCGCCGCAAAGATCGGCGCGGTGATCATCCCGGCCACGACGCAGCTCACCGCGGAGGACGTGGCCGACCGGCTCGCGCGTGGCGAGGTGCGCTGCGTGATCGCCGAGTCGGCCGTCGCCGACCGTTTCGGCGCTGCCAGCCCGCACGTGGTGCGCATCGCCGTGGGCGAGGCCGTCGAGGGCTGGACGCGCTACGAGGACGCCTACGCCGCGCCCGCCACCTTGCCCACGAGCGACACGCCCACGCGCGCGGCCGACCCGCTGCTGCTCTACTTCACCTCGGGCACCACGGCGAAGCCCAAGCTCGTGCTGCACACCCACCAGAGTTATCCCGTCGGGCACCTGTCCACGATGTACTGGGTGGGGCTGCGCGAGGGGGACACGCACCTGAACATCAGCTCGCCCGGCTGGGCCAAGCACGCGTGGTCGAGCGTGTTCGCGCCGTGGAACGCCGGCGCCACGGTGCTCGTCCACGCCTACAAGCGTTTCGTGCCCACCGCCACGCTCGACCTGCTCGCGCGGTGCAAGGTGGACACGCTCTGCGCGCCGCCGACCGTGTGGCGGATGCTCATCCTCGAAAACCTCGCAGCGCACCCCGTGGCGCTGCGGGAGGCCGTGAGCGCGGGCGAGCCGCTGAACCCCGAGATCATCGATGCCGTGCGCCGCGCCTGGAACCTCACGGTGCGCGACGGCTACGGGCAGACGGAGACGACCGCGCAGATCGGCAATACGCCTGGAATGACCGTGGTGCCCGGCACGATGGGCCGGCCGCTGCCCGGTTACACCGTCGCCCTGCTCGACGCCGAGGGGCGTGCGAGCGCCGAGGGCGAGATCTCCCTCGCACTCGACCCGCGGCCGATGGGGCTCATGGCCGGTTACCTCGACGACGCGGCGCGCACCGCAGACGTCACCGCGGGCGGATACTACCGCACGGGCGACGAAGCCGTGCGTGACGCGGCAGGGCTCTACACCTTCGTCGGCCGCGGCGACGACGTGTTCAAGAGTTCGGACTACCGGATCAGCCCCTTCGAGCTCGAAAGCGCGCTCCTCGAGCACCCGGCCGTGGCCGAAGCCGCCGTGGTGCCGAGCCCCGACCCGGTACGCACGAGCGTACCCAAGGCATTCGTAGTGCTTTCCCCCGGCACCCCGCCCACGCGCGACACCGCACAGGCCATCTTGCAGTTCGCCCGCGAGCGGCTCGCCCCCTACAAGCGCGTGCGGCGGCTCGAATTCACCGAGCTGCCCAAGACCATTTCCGGCAAGATCCGCCGCGTCGAGCTGCGCAAGCTCGAAGCCGCGCGCCGCGCACGAAACGAGCGAGGCGCGCTGGAATGGACCACCGAGGACTTCGGCGAAAGCCGCGGCTGA